One window of the Novosphingobium aureum genome contains the following:
- a CDS encoding thiamine pyrophosphate-dependent dehydrogenase E1 component subunit alpha, with protein MQLNREALTRAYRQMKLIREFEERLHEEIQTGEIAGFTHLYCGQEAVAVGVCEHLTERDKIVSTHRGHGHCLAKGCDVQGMMKEIWGSQEGLCNGKGGSMHIADIDKGMLGANGIVGAGAPIAVGAALSNKIDGPDENGELAISIAFSGDGACNQGTTFEAMNLAVVTKAPAIFVFENNHYSEHTGDDYAVGTKNDIASRAEAFGMKVWRADGTDFFAVYDTFREVLEYVRVPGNGPAAVEFDTERFFGHFEGDPQRYRGKGELDRLRAERDCIKIFRKNVTGAALLEDADLDKIDEETLKAIEDAVEASRSAARPQPENVLDNVYISY; from the coding sequence ATGCAGCTGAACCGCGAGGCACTGACCCGCGCCTATCGGCAGATGAAGCTGATCCGGGAATTCGAGGAAAGGCTCCACGAGGAGATCCAGACTGGCGAGATCGCCGGCTTCACCCACCTCTACTGCGGCCAGGAAGCGGTCGCGGTGGGCGTGTGCGAACACCTGACCGAGCGTGACAAGATCGTCTCGACCCACCGCGGCCACGGCCACTGCCTCGCCAAGGGCTGCGACGTGCAGGGCATGATGAAGGAAATCTGGGGCAGCCAGGAAGGCCTTTGCAACGGCAAGGGCGGCTCGATGCACATCGCTGACATCGACAAGGGCATGCTCGGCGCCAACGGCATCGTCGGCGCGGGCGCGCCGATCGCGGTCGGCGCGGCGCTATCCAACAAGATCGACGGCCCCGACGAGAACGGCGAACTGGCCATCTCGATCGCCTTTTCGGGCGACGGTGCCTGCAACCAGGGCACGACCTTCGAGGCGATGAACCTCGCCGTCGTGACCAAGGCGCCGGCGATCTTCGTCTTCGAGAACAACCACTATTCCGAGCACACCGGCGACGACTACGCGGTCGGCACGAAGAACGACATCGCCAGCCGCGCCGAGGCCTTCGGGATGAAGGTGTGGCGCGCCGACGGCACCGACTTCTTCGCGGTCTACGATACCTTCCGCGAGGTGCTCGAATACGTGCGCGTGCCCGGCAATGGCCCGGCCGCGGTCGAGTTCGACACCGAGCGCTTCTTCGGCCACTTCGAGGGCGATCCGCAGCGCTATCGCGGCAAGGGCGAGCTCGATCGCCTGCGGGCCGAGCGCGACTGCATCAAGATCTTCCGCAAGAACGTGACCGGCGCGGCGCTGCTCGAGGATGCGGATCTCGACAAGATCGACGAGGAGACGCTCAAGGCCATCGAGGACGCGGTGGAAGCCTCGCGCTCCGCTGCGCGCCCGCAGCCCGAGAACGTCCTCGACAACGTCTACATCAGCTACTGA
- a CDS encoding alpha-ketoacid dehydrogenase subunit beta, which translates to MAKLMYRDAIRNTIFQEMQRDERVVVLGEDVVGGMGTAGGPEAIGGIWSTSTGFYDAFGPERVIDTPISESAIMGAAGGLALAGKRPVAEIMFADFIGVCMDQLWNQIAKFRYMFGGKSVCPAVIRMPCGAGYNAAAQHSQMISQFVTGMPGIKVVMPATPEDACGLLRQAIRDDDPVVFLEHKFLYGMSGEVNEDPDFCIPFGHARLARAGEDVTVVATGMMVGYAETAADDLAQDGVGCDVLDLRTTSPLDEEAILDSVEQTGRLVIVDEAPPRCNLATDIAALVASKAFASLKAPIEMVTPPHTPVPFARELEGAYLPSPVKVAAAVRKTLEYR; encoded by the coding sequence ATGGCAAAATTGATGTATCGCGACGCCATCCGCAACACGATCTTCCAGGAAATGCAGCGTGACGAGCGCGTCGTCGTCCTCGGCGAAGACGTCGTAGGCGGCATGGGAACCGCGGGCGGCCCCGAGGCCATCGGTGGCATCTGGTCGACCTCGACCGGCTTCTACGACGCCTTCGGTCCCGAGCGTGTGATCGACACCCCGATCTCGGAAAGCGCGATCATGGGTGCGGCAGGCGGTCTCGCCCTCGCGGGCAAGCGCCCCGTCGCCGAGATCATGTTCGCCGACTTCATCGGCGTGTGCATGGACCAGCTGTGGAACCAGATCGCCAAGTTCCGCTACATGTTCGGCGGCAAGTCGGTCTGCCCGGCAGTGATCCGCATGCCTTGCGGCGCGGGCTACAACGCCGCCGCGCAGCACAGCCAGATGATCAGCCAGTTCGTCACCGGCATGCCCGGCATCAAGGTGGTCATGCCCGCCACGCCCGAGGATGCCTGCGGCCTGCTGCGCCAGGCGATCCGCGACGATGACCCGGTGGTCTTCCTCGAGCACAAGTTCCTTTACGGGATGAGCGGCGAGGTCAACGAGGACCCCGATTTCTGCATCCCCTTCGGCCACGCGCGCCTTGCCCGTGCGGGTGAGGACGTGACCGTGGTCGCGACCGGGATGATGGTCGGCTACGCCGAGACCGCCGCCGACGATCTCGCGCAGGATGGTGTGGGCTGCGACGTGCTCGACTTGCGCACGACTTCCCCGCTCGACGAGGAGGCGATCCTCGACTCGGTCGAGCAGACCGGGCGCCTGGTGATCGTCGACGAGGCACCGCCGCGCTGCAACCTCGCGACCGACATCGCCGCGCTGGTCGCCAGCAAGGCTTTCGCCAGCCTCAAGGCGCCGATCGAGATGGTCACCCCGCCGCATACGCCGGTGCCATTCGCGCGCGAACTCGAAGGCGCCTACCTGCCGAGCCCGGTCAAGGTTGCCGCTGCGGTTCGCAAGACTCTCGAATACCGTTGA
- a CDS encoding 2-oxo acid dehydrogenase subunit E2 — protein MSRIRAFTMPKWGIEMTEGTIAEWMVSEGDSFKRGDTLCLIETAKITNEVEAEYDATVRKIVIGGGSEAEPVGALLAVFDDGSNPDDAIEAFVAGFKPAEGGVAQGASKGKGEGESTPRAEPEVAEAASAPKQRIKIDTNRPISPEALRLAEEEALDISDIVGSGREGRITHQDVVKALRGTASPSLKGPVAVEPDDLAVFASPLARRIAKINGISLSGVTGTGARGRISKADVLALVPKPASGSIGTPDFVAGENRPEIVPFDRIRKVVAQRLTQAKQELPHFYLRMSASADALLEMRKSANLVLGCKASVNDWIVKASAMALVRHPDVNVQVHGQEIHRFPHADVSIAVAGPKGLVTPVVRQANLMRIDQLAAETRRLIDKVQGKGLSMEDMEGGTFSVSNLGMFGIENFDAIINPPQGAILAVGAASRQPVETATGGIAFENRISFTLSVDHRAIDGAAGAQFLATLKDLIEKPEGIFA, from the coding sequence ATGAGCCGTATCCGTGCCTTCACGATGCCGAAATGGGGCATCGAGATGACCGAGGGGACCATCGCTGAATGGATGGTCAGCGAGGGAGATAGCTTCAAGCGCGGCGATACGCTGTGCCTGATCGAAACCGCCAAGATCACCAACGAGGTCGAGGCCGAGTACGACGCGACGGTGCGCAAGATCGTCATCGGCGGTGGCAGCGAGGCCGAGCCTGTCGGTGCGCTGCTTGCCGTCTTCGACGACGGCAGCAATCCCGACGATGCGATCGAGGCGTTCGTCGCCGGGTTCAAGCCCGCCGAGGGCGGCGTCGCGCAAGGTGCGTCCAAGGGCAAGGGCGAAGGCGAAAGCACGCCGCGCGCAGAGCCCGAAGTGGCCGAGGCCGCGAGCGCGCCCAAGCAGCGCATCAAGATCGACACCAACCGTCCGATCAGCCCCGAGGCGCTGCGTCTCGCCGAAGAGGAAGCGCTCGATATCTCGGATATCGTGGGTTCGGGCCGCGAGGGCCGGATCACGCACCAGGACGTGGTCAAGGCACTGCGCGGGACGGCCTCGCCGTCGCTCAAGGGGCCGGTCGCGGTCGAGCCGGACGATCTCGCCGTCTTCGCTTCGCCGCTTGCGCGTCGCATCGCCAAGATCAACGGCATCTCGCTTTCGGGCGTGACCGGGACTGGCGCACGCGGTCGCATCTCCAAGGCCGACGTGCTCGCACTGGTGCCCAAGCCCGCTTCGGGCTCGATCGGCACGCCCGACTTCGTCGCCGGTGAAAACCGCCCCGAGATCGTGCCCTTCGACCGCATCCGCAAGGTCGTCGCCCAGCGCCTCACCCAGGCCAAGCAGGAGCTGCCGCACTTCTACCTGCGCATGTCGGCAAGCGCGGATGCCCTGCTCGAGATGCGCAAGAGCGCGAACCTCGTGCTGGGCTGCAAGGCCTCGGTCAACGACTGGATCGTCAAGGCCTCGGCCATGGCGCTGGTGCGCCATCCCGACGTCAACGTGCAGGTCCACGGGCAGGAGATCCACCGCTTCCCGCATGCTGACGTCTCGATCGCGGTCGCAGGGCCCAAGGGTCTCGTCACCCCGGTCGTGCGCCAGGCGAACCTCATGCGCATCGACCAGCTTGCCGCCGAGACGCGGCGCCTGATCGACAAGGTGCAGGGCAAGGGCCTGTCGATGGAGGACATGGAAGGCGGGACCTTCTCGGTCTCGAACCTAGGCATGTTCGGCATCGAGAACTTCGATGCGATCATCAACCCGCCGCAGGGCGCGATCCTCGCCGTGGGTGCTGCAAGCCGCCAGCCCGTCGAGACCGCCACCGGAGGCATCGCCTTCGAGAACCGCATCAGCTTCACCCTCTCGGTCGACCACCGCGCCATCGACGGCGCAGCGGGCGCGCAGTTCCTCGCGACGCTCAAGGACCTGATCGAGAAACCCGAAGGAATTTTCGCATGA
- a CDS encoding VOC family protein: MTSPIKPGPLKALGDVIQLAYYPTDFDAAMKYWIETVGVGPFFVLNDVRLGDMKYKGQPVDAPFTMAIGYWGDIQIELIKCEGDAPSLYNGEYAVRDRLHHVCVFVKDINEARAACAEAGAEIIVEGTVGEDGGVIYVDPGQGPGFVIEYLQPMGGSEGLFQMMKDAARDWDGSDPVRVLQ, translated from the coding sequence ATGACGAGCCCGATCAAGCCGGGACCGCTCAAGGCGCTGGGCGACGTGATCCAGCTGGCCTACTACCCCACCGATTTCGACGCTGCGATGAAGTACTGGATCGAGACCGTCGGTGTCGGCCCGTTCTTCGTGCTCAACGATGTGCGCCTTGGCGACATGAAGTACAAGGGCCAGCCGGTCGACGCACCGTTCACGATGGCGATCGGCTACTGGGGCGACATCCAGATCGAGCTGATCAAGTGCGAGGGCGATGCGCCTTCGCTCTACAACGGCGAATATGCCGTGCGCGACCGCCTGCACCATGTCTGCGTCTTCGTTAAGGACATCAACGAGGCGCGCGCGGCTTGTGCCGAGGCCGGGGCCGAGATCATCGTCGAGGGTACCGTGGGCGAGGATGGCGGCGTGATCTACGTCGATCCGGGCCAGGGCCCGGGATTCGTGATAGAGTACCTCCAGCCGATGGGCGGCTCGGAAGGTCTTTTCCAGATGATGAAGGATGCTGCACGCGACTGGGACGGCAGCGATCCGGTGAGGGTGCTGCAATGA
- a CDS encoding acyl-CoA dehydrogenase family protein produces the protein MTVLQTNAGAISDYALDMGAKVEAFVREVVVPYEKDTRRDHHGAPTDELVMEMREKARAAGVLTPHIRDDGSHLTQRETAYVLIKSGLSTLGPLACNTFAPDEGNMYLIGHVGSPELKERFLAPLVSGEARSAFFMTEPAEWGGAGSDPSMMKTTCRKDGNHWVVSGRKTFITGAKGAKVGIVMAASAEEDTKGGACMFLVDLPDDAIRIDEIPNTIDNSMPGGHATLTIDEMRIPADQMLGEPGEGFKYAQVRLSPARLSHCMRWLGACIRAHEIATDYACRREAFGKLLIDHEGVGFMLAENKILIEQCELMIDWCAAVLDTGSLGTVESSMTKVSVSEAMMKIADNCVQVMGGTGVTDRTIVEQVFREVRAFRIYDGPTEVHKWSLAKKIKREWKKANEAS, from the coding sequence ATGACCGTTCTCCAGACCAACGCAGGCGCCATCAGCGACTACGCGCTCGACATGGGCGCGAAGGTCGAGGCCTTCGTGCGCGAGGTCGTCGTGCCCTACGAGAAGGACACGAGGCGCGATCATCACGGTGCTCCGACCGACGAGCTCGTCATGGAAATGCGCGAGAAGGCGCGTGCGGCGGGCGTGCTTACCCCGCATATCCGCGATGACGGCTCGCACCTCACCCAGCGCGAGACCGCCTATGTGCTGATCAAGTCGGGCCTCTCGACGCTCGGCCCGCTCGCGTGCAACACCTTCGCGCCCGACGAGGGCAACATGTACCTCATCGGCCACGTCGGCAGCCCCGAACTCAAGGAGCGCTTCCTCGCGCCGCTCGTCTCGGGCGAGGCGCGCTCGGCCTTCTTCATGACCGAGCCGGCCGAATGGGGCGGTGCGGGTTCCGATCCCTCGATGATGAAGACCACCTGCCGCAAGGACGGCAATCACTGGGTGGTCTCGGGGCGCAAGACCTTCATCACCGGCGCCAAGGGCGCGAAGGTCGGGATCGTCATGGCGGCCAGCGCCGAGGAGGACACCAAGGGCGGCGCCTGCATGTTCCTCGTCGACCTGCCCGATGACGCCATTCGCATCGACGAGATCCCCAACACCATCGACAACTCGATGCCCGGCGGCCACGCGACGCTGACCATCGACGAGATGCGCATCCCCGCCGACCAGATGCTGGGCGAGCCGGGCGAGGGCTTCAAGTACGCACAGGTCCGCCTCTCGCCGGCGCGCCTCTCGCACTGCATGCGCTGGCTGGGCGCCTGCATCCGCGCGCACGAGATCGCCACCGACTATGCCTGCCGCCGCGAGGCCTTCGGCAAGCTGCTGATCGATCACGAGGGCGTGGGCTTCATGCTCGCCGAGAACAAGATCCTGATCGAGCAGTGCGAACTGATGATCGACTGGTGCGCGGCGGTGCTCGACACCGGCTCGCTCGGGACGGTCGAAAGCTCGATGACCAAGGTTTCGGTCAGCGAGGCGATGATGAAGATCGCCGACAACTGCGTGCAGGTCATGGGTGGCACCGGGGTCACCGACCGCACCATCGTCGAGCAGGTCTTCCGCGAGGTGCGTGCCTTTCGTATCTACGACGGCCCGACCGAGGTCCACAAGTGGAGCCTCGCCAAGAAGATCAAGCGCGAATGGAAGAAGGCGAACGAGGCGTCATGA